Proteins encoded within one genomic window of Flavobacterium sp. NG2:
- a CDS encoding transposase, which yields MASFYGVKGKNLLYQYKDFLSDFKIWNQKAHAKQWLIFPENIGKRLSIDETSLSNGELYTVLTNKAANGRKGTIVAMVAGTKAETVIAIIEKIPLKQRNLVNEITLDMAGNMGLIAKKCFPKAIQVTDRFHVQKLATEALQEIRIKHRWKAIDQENEAMEQAKSSKTKYEPKILTNGDTLKQLLARSRYFLYKNKSKWSQNQKERADLLFNLYPDIHKAYNLTQDLRNIFENTTDKIIAFTRLAKWHEKVNQSGFKSFNTISRTITNHYQNILNYFDNRSTNASAESFNAKIKAFRSQFRGVRNIEFFLFRLTNIYA from the coding sequence ATCGCCTCTTTCTATGGTGTCAAAGGCAAAAACCTACTATATCAATACAAGGATTTCTTAAGTGATTTTAAAATCTGGAATCAAAAAGCACATGCGAAACAATGGCTTATTTTTCCTGAAAACATTGGAAAACGGTTATCTATTGATGAAACCTCTCTTTCTAATGGCGAGCTTTACACCGTTTTAACAAACAAAGCTGCTAACGGTAGAAAAGGCACTATAGTAGCGATGGTTGCTGGAACAAAAGCAGAAACAGTAATTGCAATTATTGAAAAAATCCCTCTTAAACAACGAAACCTAGTTAATGAAATAACATTGGACATGGCTGGTAATATGGGATTAATTGCTAAAAAATGTTTTCCTAAAGCAATACAAGTGACCGACCGCTTTCATGTTCAAAAACTTGCCACTGAAGCTTTGCAAGAGATCAGAATTAAACACCGATGGAAAGCTATAGACCAAGAAAACGAAGCAATGGAACAAGCTAAAAGCAGCAAAACGAAGTATGAACCAAAAATATTAACCAACGGCGATACCCTCAAACAACTACTAGCTAGGAGTCGTTATTTTTTATACAAAAACAAATCAAAATGGTCTCAGAACCAAAAAGAACGTGCGGACTTATTATTCAATTTATATCCCGATATTCATAAAGCATACAATCTAACACAAGACTTACGCAATATCTTTGAAAACACAACTGATAAAATAATTGCTTTTACTAGACTGGCCAAATGGCATGAAAAAGTAAATCAATCAGGATTTAAGTCTTTCAACACAATATCTCGAACCATAACCAATCATTATCAAAACATATTAAACTATTTTGACAACAGAAGTACTAATGCTTCGGCAGAATCCTTCAATGCCAAAATAAAAGCTTTTAGGTCGCAGTTTAGAGGAGTTAGAAACATTGAGTTTTTCCTTTTTAGGCTAACTAATATTTATGCTTAA
- a CDS encoding class I SAM-dependent methyltransferase: MKDLFGQAIYDFQTNNNPEDLITSTSISEEDEMSVAYLFRTFSEMPKIEQKALQLAKGKVLDIGCGAGSHSLYLQNERKLEVTAIDISEKAIETCRLRAVKNAFVQDFMLLENQKYDTILLMMNGTGICGKLKKLPVFLNKLKSLLALGGQILIDSSDIIYMFDEDEDGAYEVPANGYYGELIFEVSYKGQKELPLDWLYLDYNTLQNAAYANGFQPELILEGEHYDYLAKLSI; encoded by the coding sequence ATGAAAGACCTTTTTGGCCAAGCCATATATGATTTTCAAACCAATAATAATCCAGAAGACTTAATCACCTCGACTTCGATATCCGAAGAAGACGAAATGAGTGTTGCTTATCTTTTTAGGACTTTTAGTGAAATGCCGAAAATCGAACAAAAGGCATTACAACTAGCCAAAGGAAAAGTACTCGATATTGGTTGTGGCGCGGGGAGCCATAGTTTGTATTTACAAAATGAACGTAAACTAGAAGTTACTGCTATAGATATTTCAGAGAAAGCAATTGAAACTTGCCGACTTCGAGCTGTTAAAAATGCTTTCGTCCAAGACTTTATGTTGCTAGAGAACCAAAAATACGACACCATATTATTAATGATGAACGGAACAGGAATATGTGGGAAACTCAAAAAACTTCCTGTATTTCTAAATAAACTAAAATCATTATTAGCACTAGGTGGACAAATACTAATTGACAGCTCTGACATTATTTATATGTTTGACGAAGATGAAGATGGCGCTTATGAAGTACCCGCTAATGGATATTATGGAGAACTTATTTTTGAAGTTTCCTATAAAGGACAAAAAGAACTTCCTTTGGACTGGCTGTACTTAGACTATAATACACTGCAAAATGCTGCCTATGCAAATGGATTTCAGCCAGAGTTAATTCTTGAGGGAGAACATTATGATTATTTAGCGAAACTTAGCATCTAA
- a CDS encoding transposase codes for MKDSLVELLKLLLPEIIVDYFELTSYEKGEEILHLYLKEINSIPKEYRQNKLSSKGFFDEITVQDFPIRGHQVYLHITRRRWLNEDTGQVVFRDWNLVADGTRVTQEFASFLKEINRFKA; via the coding sequence ATGAAAGATTCCTTAGTTGAACTTCTCAAGTTATTGTTGCCAGAAATTATCGTTGATTATTTTGAACTTACTTCTTATGAAAAAGGTGAAGAAATTCTTCATTTATACTTAAAAGAGATTAATTCGATTCCAAAAGAATACCGTCAAAACAAATTAAGTTCAAAAGGTTTTTTTGATGAGATAACTGTTCAAGATTTTCCAATACGTGGACATCAAGTGTACCTACACATTACTCGTAGAAGATGGCTTAACGAAGATACTGGACAAGTTGTATTTAGAGATTGGAATTTAGTAGCAGACGGAACTCGGGTAACACAGGAGTTTGCGTCTTTTTTAAAAGAAATCAATAGATTCAAAGCCTAA
- a CDS encoding IS110 family transposase — protein sequence MILKYSVGLDVSSSKIDGSICVIDENQQVQFKSKITFNNTVSGFESLDSWITKWHKEMDLPLVVCMEATGVYHENCALYLFEKGYKLSIVLPNKAKKYLECLGLKSKNDSIDARGLAQMGVEQCLSLWEPLGRYYYELRHYTRQHQNIQELKTVISNQIHALEHSMYRSDLLIDQLKSTIALFDAQLKELDKKMKLHLKSDAVVYNKCLNILAIKGIGYLTIATLIAETNGFELFKNYKQLVSYAGYDVVEAQSGTRVGKTKISKKGNSRIRRALHMPSLIVITCKEKPFLDLYNRTFEKHAIKMKSYVAVQKKLLVMVYHLWKKNERYDTDYRINIQEKEQELSSLLAFEKGTNAKMDKKISPKQVEAKQGKHSTKNRSMLPLC from the coding sequence ATGATTTTAAAGTATTCTGTGGGATTAGATGTTTCTAGTAGCAAAATTGATGGATCAATTTGTGTCATTGATGAGAACCAACAAGTTCAGTTTAAGTCAAAAATAACCTTTAACAACACTGTTTCTGGTTTTGAAAGTTTAGACTCTTGGATAACAAAATGGCATAAAGAGATGGATTTGCCTTTGGTTGTTTGTATGGAAGCCACAGGTGTCTATCATGAAAATTGTGCGTTATATTTATTTGAAAAAGGATATAAACTATCTATAGTTTTACCTAATAAGGCAAAGAAATACTTAGAATGTTTGGGTTTAAAATCTAAGAATGATAGTATTGACGCTAGAGGATTGGCACAAATGGGAGTTGAACAATGCTTAAGCCTTTGGGAGCCATTAGGACGCTACTATTATGAATTACGTCACTACACCAGACAGCATCAAAATATACAAGAATTAAAAACGGTCATAAGTAATCAAATCCATGCATTAGAACACTCGATGTATCGTTCCGATTTATTGATTGATCAACTTAAAAGCACTATAGCTCTGTTTGATGCTCAGTTGAAAGAATTAGATAAAAAAATGAAATTACATCTTAAATCTGATGCTGTAGTTTATAATAAATGCTTAAATATCTTGGCAATTAAAGGAATAGGATACTTAACTATAGCAACTCTAATAGCAGAAACTAATGGTTTTGAGCTATTTAAAAACTATAAGCAATTAGTTTCTTATGCTGGTTATGATGTTGTTGAAGCTCAATCAGGAACTAGGGTTGGAAAGACTAAGATATCTAAAAAAGGGAATTCAAGAATAAGAAGAGCTCTTCATATGCCGTCTTTAATAGTTATAACATGTAAAGAAAAACCGTTTTTAGATTTGTATAATAGGACTTTTGAAAAACACGCCATAAAAATGAAAAGTTATGTAGCGGTACAGAAAAAATTATTAGTAATGGTCTATCATTTGTGGAAGAAAAATGAACGATACGATACTGATTATCGAATAAATATTCAAGAAAAGGAACAGGAGCTTTCTTCTCTGCTTGCCTTTGAAAAAGGCACAAACGCAAAAATGGATAAAAAAATTAGCCCCAAACAAGTTGAGGCTAAACAAGGTAAACATTCAACGAAAAACCGCAGTATGCTTCCTCTCTGCTAA
- a CDS encoding 7-carboxy-7-deazaguanine synthase QueE yields the protein MLSKEVQLEVNKGAMLPLMEEFYTIQGEGYHTGTAAYFIRIGGCDVGCHWCDVKESWNAELHPPTAVDVIVENASKYSETVVVTGGEPLTWDMGLLTQKLKKNNRKTHIETSGAYPLTGDWDWICLSPKKNKLPTDTVYAAAHELKVIIHNKHDFIFAEEQAELVNDNAILFLQPEWSKKEEMTALIVDYVMAHPKWRVSLQTHKYLNIP from the coding sequence ATGCTATCAAAAGAAGTACAATTAGAAGTTAATAAAGGAGCTATGTTGCCCTTGATGGAAGAGTTTTATACGATCCAAGGCGAAGGCTATCATACAGGGACTGCGGCTTATTTTATAAGAATTGGTGGTTGTGATGTAGGTTGTCATTGGTGCGATGTTAAAGAAAGCTGGAATGCCGAATTGCATCCCCCTACGGCAGTTGATGTTATTGTCGAAAATGCAAGTAAATATTCTGAAACTGTTGTTGTGACAGGAGGAGAGCCTTTAACATGGGATATGGGTTTGTTAACTCAAAAATTAAAGAAAAACAATCGTAAAACACATATTGAAACTTCAGGTGCTTATCCTTTAACTGGTGATTGGGATTGGATATGTCTTTCTCCCAAAAAAAATAAATTACCTACAGATACGGTCTATGCAGCTGCACATGAGTTGAAAGTTATTATTCATAACAAGCATGATTTCATTTTTGCAGAAGAACAAGCTGAACTTGTAAATGATAATGCGATTCTTTTTTTACAACCAGAATGGAGTAAAAAAGAAGAAATGACCGCTTTAATTGTTGATTATGTAATGGCTCATCCTAAGTGGAGAGTCTCTTTACAGACGCATAAGTACTTAAATATACCTTAA
- a CDS encoding ABC transporter permease — MNLEYFIAKRLVTAKDNKSSISAPIIKIAISAIAIGMIMMIVSVATGIGLQQKIREKVSAFNGHILISNFDTNEYDATLTPISIRQDFYPKFSSVPDVEHIQGVASKAGIIRTENAFEGIVYKGVGRDYKWDNIKEYLISGKLPDFSGSLNEEIVISQYLAKRLNFKVGDSFNTFFMKDGQNKMPNSRRFEIVGIFNSGFQEFDATYIIGDIRHIQRINKWTAEQVGGFEIFVKDFDQIEQIGEAVYKHIGSTLNSKTIVEKYSYIFEWLKLFDFNIVVILVVMIIVATINMVVALLVLILERTQMIGILKAIGANNWSVRKVFLYNATYLIFRGLFWGNLIGIGFLLAQQYFGVIKLNPENYYVNEAPVYINIVYILLLNLLTVGVCFVVLLIPSYIITKISPVKAIRFD; from the coding sequence TTGAATTTAGAATACTTTATTGCCAAAAGACTTGTAACTGCAAAAGATAACAAAAGCAGTATTTCAGCTCCCATAATCAAAATTGCCATCTCTGCTATTGCAATCGGAATGATTATGATGATTGTTTCTGTAGCAACAGGTATTGGATTGCAGCAAAAAATCCGTGAAAAAGTATCTGCTTTTAATGGACATATTTTGATTTCAAATTTTGATACCAACGAATATGACGCAACACTTACGCCTATTTCAATCAGGCAGGATTTTTACCCAAAATTTTCTTCTGTTCCAGATGTTGAGCATATTCAAGGCGTAGCTAGTAAAGCAGGTATAATAAGAACCGAAAATGCTTTCGAAGGTATCGTTTATAAGGGAGTGGGTAGAGATTATAAATGGGATAATATTAAAGAGTATTTGATTTCAGGTAAATTACCTGATTTTTCTGGAAGTCTAAATGAGGAGATTGTAATTTCTCAATATTTAGCAAAACGACTTAATTTCAAAGTTGGGGACTCTTTTAATACCTTCTTTATGAAAGACGGTCAAAACAAAATGCCTAATAGTAGAAGGTTTGAAATTGTCGGGATTTTTAATTCAGGTTTTCAGGAGTTCGATGCGACTTATATTATAGGTGATATTAGGCATATTCAACGAATTAATAAATGGACTGCGGAACAAGTCGGTGGGTTTGAAATTTTTGTTAAAGATTTTGACCAGATTGAACAGATTGGCGAAGCAGTTTACAAACACATAGGCTCTACTTTAAATTCAAAAACAATTGTCGAAAAGTATAGCTACATCTTCGAGTGGTTGAAACTATTTGACTTCAATATAGTTGTTATCTTAGTAGTAATGATTATTGTTGCAACCATCAATATGGTGGTGGCTTTGTTGGTCCTTATTCTTGAGCGTACTCAAATGATTGGTATATTAAAAGCAATAGGTGCAAATAACTGGAGTGTCCGAAAGGTTTTTCTTTATAACGCAACCTATCTAATCTTCCGAGGACTGTTTTGGGGAAACCTAATTGGCATCGGATTCCTTTTAGCTCAGCAGTATTTTGGCGTGATAAAACTCAATCCTGAGAACTATTATGTCAACGAAGCGCCTGTGTATATCAACATAGTCTATATATTATTGTTGAATCTGCTTACAGTTGGCGTGTGTTTTGTTGTTCTGTTAATTCCTTCGTATATTATTACCAAGATATCTCCAGTCAAAGCGATTCGTTTCGATTAG
- a CDS encoding YkgJ family cysteine cluster protein, with translation MKPALNELEKLAKDKHIENKKYFDKLKKKTPKNLDYIMQDLHEAEFKKTDCLDCANCCKTTGPLFTLADIERISKYLKQKPQQFIEQYLRIDEDKDYVLQTVPCHFLDTDNTCFIYDVRPKACREFPHTDRKKFQQITDLTLKNIPVCPAAYNIVEEMKKKLPL, from the coding sequence TTGAAACCAGCATTAAACGAACTTGAAAAGCTAGCCAAAGATAAGCATATAGAAAACAAAAAGTATTTTGATAAGCTTAAAAAGAAAACTCCAAAAAATTTGGACTATATAATGCAGGATCTTCACGAGGCTGAATTTAAAAAAACAGATTGTTTGGATTGCGCCAATTGCTGTAAAACGACAGGGCCTTTATTTACATTGGCTGATATTGAGCGAATTTCAAAATATCTCAAACAAAAACCACAACAGTTCATTGAGCAATACTTGCGCATTGATGAAGATAAAGATTATGTGCTGCAAACGGTGCCTTGTCATTTTTTGGATACAGATAACACTTGTTTTATTTATGATGTAAGGCCAAAAGCGTGTCGCGAATTCCCTCATACAGATAGAAAAAAGTTTCAGCAAATAACAGATCTTACTTTGAAGAATATTCCAGTTTGTCCAGCAGCTTATAATATAGTTGAAGAGATGAAGAAAAAGTTACCACTTTAA
- a CDS encoding biopolymer transporter ExbD, whose protein sequence is MAKKMSKKSTSIDMTAMCDVAFLLLTFFILTATAKVPEALPVDTPSSTVQTKLPETDLATLTIGGNKKVFFDLKGREVRVRTLELMGEKYNVEFSEDEKAKFALMDGFGVPILNLKQIIEMKSSERNKAGQPGIPLDSLDNQLKEWVYNARIANIEVNDKELQIAIKGDAKEEYPIIRKVMDILQDQKINSFSLVTGLRGKDF, encoded by the coding sequence ATGGCTAAAAAAATGTCAAAAAAATCAACATCAATCGACATGACTGCCATGTGTGATGTTGCGTTCCTTTTGCTTACATTCTTTATTTTGACTGCTACTGCTAAAGTTCCAGAGGCATTACCAGTGGATACGCCTTCTTCAACAGTTCAAACAAAATTACCAGAAACTGACCTTGCTACTTTAACAATTGGTGGTAATAAAAAAGTCTTTTTTGATTTGAAAGGAAGAGAAGTTCGTGTTAGGACTTTAGAGTTGATGGGGGAGAAATATAATGTTGAGTTTTCAGAAGATGAGAAAGCTAAATTTGCTTTAATGGATGGATTTGGAGTTCCAATTCTAAATTTAAAACAAATTATAGAGATGAAATCATCTGAGAGAAACAAAGCAGGACAACCTGGTATTCCGTTAGATTCATTAGATAACCAATTGAAAGAATGGGTTTATAATGCGCGTATAGCGAATATTGAGGTGAATGATAAAGAATTGCAAATTGCTATCAAAGGTGATGCAAAAGAAGAGTATCCTATTATTAGAAAAGTGATGGATATTTTACAAGATCAAAAAATCAATAGCTTTAGTTTAGTTACTGGTTTAAGAGGTAAAGATTTTTAA
- a CDS encoding energy transducer TonB, translated as MKLDILKNHWLEIVFEGRNKSYGAYVLRKENGKTTIKALIIGAVLFALAISTPLLMSLLPEKQEEDIDRDIKITAVKLPPKPKEEIKKLLPPPPPPPPKVDQVKFVKPVVAKAEEVTEEPPKIVEIKEKKIGSETIKGDPDAVLTVAPVGTGPKVAQVVEEDNQIYNTAGIEVKPEFPGGMDKFYSYVGKNYRAPEEEGLKGKVYVTFVVEKDGSLTDIKVLRDIGYGTGKEAIRVLSKCPKWNPGVQNGKPVRVLYSLPITIQTAD; from the coding sequence ATGAAATTAGATATATTAAAAAACCATTGGCTGGAAATTGTTTTTGAAGGGCGTAATAAAAGTTATGGTGCTTATGTTTTAAGAAAAGAAAATGGTAAAACTACCATTAAAGCGCTTATTATAGGTGCTGTTCTTTTTGCTTTAGCTATAAGTACACCATTACTGATGAGTTTACTGCCTGAGAAGCAAGAGGAAGATATTGATAGAGATATCAAAATCACGGCAGTAAAATTGCCTCCAAAGCCAAAAGAAGAAATTAAAAAATTACTTCCACCGCCTCCACCACCTCCTCCAAAAGTAGATCAGGTGAAATTTGTTAAGCCAGTTGTGGCTAAGGCAGAAGAGGTTACCGAAGAACCGCCTAAGATTGTTGAGATCAAAGAAAAGAAAATTGGTAGTGAAACAATCAAAGGAGATCCTGATGCGGTCTTGACTGTTGCTCCTGTTGGAACAGGACCAAAAGTAGCTCAAGTTGTTGAGGAAGATAATCAAATTTACAACACTGCTGGTATTGAGGTGAAACCTGAATTTCCTGGAGGAATGGATAAGTTTTATTCATACGTAGGTAAAAATTACAGAGCTCCTGAAGAAGAAGGTTTAAAAGGAAAAGTTTATGTGACTTTTGTTGTTGAAAAAGATGGTTCGTTAACTGATATTAAAGTACTAAGAGATATTGGATATGGAACAGGAAAAGAGGCAATTCGAGTTTTAAGTAAATGTCCTAAATGGAACCCTGGAGTGCAAAATGGAAAGCCGGTAAGGGTACTTTATTCTTTGCCAATTACCATTCAAACTGCTGACTAA
- a CDS encoding MotA/TolQ/ExbB proton channel family protein produces the protein MANVKVKKENTSKGGGMVSGIIIVACVFVGWLIWNFIMGNGANFEGGVNTGHPLPGNYLAMVYKGGPIVPVLMGLLLMTIVFSFERYFVITKAAGKGNLDKFMDAVQKSIKAGNIDEAIASCDKQQGSVANAIKSALVKYQDVKKEGFNSEEASETIHKEIEEATSLEMPMLEKNMTIISSLVSLGTLAGLLGTVTGMIKAFGALASAGTPDQAALANGISEALINTATGISTSVLAIISYNFFTSKIDDLTYSIDEAGTTIVNTYRHFRGSLKQ, from the coding sequence ATGGCAAACGTTAAAGTTAAAAAGGAAAACACTTCAAAAGGTGGAGGAATGGTTTCGGGAATCATCATTGTGGCATGTGTATTTGTTGGATGGTTGATTTGGAATTTTATTATGGGTAATGGAGCGAATTTTGAAGGTGGTGTTAATACAGGTCACCCACTACCAGGAAACTATTTGGCGATGGTATACAAAGGAGGTCCAATTGTACCAGTTTTGATGGGATTGTTATTGATGACTATTGTATTTTCTTTTGAAAGATACTTTGTGATTACAAAAGCAGCAGGAAAAGGAAACTTAGATAAGTTTATGGATGCTGTACAAAAAAGCATTAAAGCAGGTAATATTGATGAGGCTATTGCTAGTTGTGATAAACAACAAGGTTCTGTAGCAAATGCTATTAAGTCAGCTTTAGTTAAATATCAAGATGTTAAAAAAGAAGGATTCAATAGTGAAGAAGCTTCTGAAACAATTCACAAAGAAATCGAAGAGGCTACATCTCTTGAAATGCCAATGTTAGAGAAAAACATGACTATTATCTCTTCATTAGTATCTTTGGGGACTTTAGCTGGTTTGTTAGGAACAGTAACGGGGATGATTAAAGCGTTTGGTGCATTAGCTTCTGCTGGTACTCCTGATCAAGCTGCTCTTGCGAATGGTATTTCTGAAGCACTTATTAATACTGCTACTGGTATCTCTACTTCTGTATTGGCAATTATTTCTTATAATTTCTTTACTTCAAAAATTGATGATTTGACTTACTCTATCGATGAGGCAGGTACTACAATTGTAAATACCTACAGACACTTTAGAGGAAGTTTGAAACAATAA
- a CDS encoding substrate-binding domain-containing protein — MKLPLSFTLVFVVVLTSLFFCCKKATSDNETILKGGVTILVDETLAPIIEDQIAVFESEYNAKIILDAKSEKEASLAFIKDTSRIIVLSRTLNDSELKYFEKLKITPKTTKIGTDAITFITNKKNKDTLLALEDVVKFLKGTPQNRVKGIVFDNPNSSTVRYLNELSGITSLPEKNVYSFKNNSEVVKFVAENDGMIGVVGLNWLYQPTADVKEYLKNVSVMSLKGIGGKEFYAPTQNNIAEGTYPMSRDLYIINCQGYSGLGMGFASFVAGDIGQRIILKSGLLPVRVPGRKILINGKI; from the coding sequence ATGAAATTACCGTTAAGTTTTACTCTTGTATTTGTTGTTGTTCTTACAAGTTTGTTTTTTTGCTGTAAAAAAGCTACTAGTGATAATGAAACAATATTAAAAGGGGGTGTGACTATTTTGGTAGATGAGACTTTAGCACCAATTATTGAAGATCAAATTGCCGTTTTTGAAAGTGAGTATAACGCCAAAATAATTTTAGATGCAAAATCTGAAAAAGAAGCTTCTTTAGCTTTTATTAAAGATACTTCTCGAATAATTGTTTTGTCTAGAACTTTAAATGATTCCGAATTAAAATATTTTGAAAAATTAAAAATAACTCCAAAGACTACTAAGATTGGGACTGATGCTATTACATTTATTACAAATAAAAAAAATAAAGATACTTTATTAGCACTAGAAGATGTGGTTAAGTTTTTGAAAGGAACTCCTCAGAATAGGGTTAAAGGTATTGTTTTTGACAATCCAAATTCAAGTACGGTACGGTATTTGAATGAATTGTCAGGAATCACATCTTTACCTGAAAAGAATGTTTATTCTTTTAAGAACAATAGTGAAGTTGTCAAGTTTGTTGCTGAAAATGATGGAATGATTGGCGTTGTTGGATTAAATTGGTTATATCAACCCACGGCCGATGTCAAAGAGTATTTGAAGAATGTAAGTGTGATGAGTTTAAAAGGGATTGGAGGAAAAGAGTTTTATGCTCCTACTCAGAATAACATTGCCGAAGGTACTTATCCTATGTCTAGAGATTTGTATATTATCAATTGTCAAGGGTATTCTGGATTAGGAATGGGATTTGCATCTTTTGTAGCTGGTGATATTGGTCAAAGGATTATTCTAAAGTCAGGTCTATTACCTGTTCGTGTACCAGGTCGTAAGATTCTCATCAATGGAAAAATATAA
- a CDS encoding biopolymer transporter ExbD: protein MAELNTGDSGGGKGGKVRSKKQNSKVDLTAMVDLAFLLITFFMLTTTLSKPQSMSLGLPDKDPKEDSKDMKVDENRTMTIMLGDNDKLVFYMGLLNNPIAGPDDIAYGKDGIRKELIKRKKEVLAYSTAKGKPDQGMIVIIKPSKKSNYRNVIDILDEMAISSIPTYTIVNDFTPEETKLLEGKQE from the coding sequence ATGGCTGAATTAAATACCGGCGACAGTGGTGGTGGTAAAGGCGGCAAGGTAAGAAGTAAAAAGCAAAACTCGAAAGTAGATTTAACTGCTATGGTGGATTTGGCTTTCTTATTAATCACGTTCTTTATGCTTACTACTACGTTGTCAAAACCTCAATCGATGAGCTTGGGGTTGCCAGATAAAGATCCTAAAGAGGATTCCAAAGACATGAAAGTTGATGAAAATCGAACTATGACTATTATGTTGGGGGATAATGATAAATTAGTTTTTTATATGGGATTGTTAAATAATCCTATTGCTGGTCCTGATGATATTGCTTACGGAAAAGATGGGATTCGTAAAGAGTTAATCAAAAGAAAGAAGGAAGTTTTAGCTTATTCAACAGCAAAAGGAAAGCCTGATCAAGGAATGATTGTTATTATCAAGCCTAGTAAAAAATCAAATTACAGAAATGTAATTGATATTTTAGATGAGATGGCAATTTCTAGTATTCCTACTTACACAATTGTTAACGATTTTACGCCTGAGGAAACAAAATTGTTAGAAGGAAAACAAGAGTAA